AAAGAATCGAAGAGCTTGCAGCTTTCCGATTCTGCGATTCATGTGAGCGATGCGATCCGCCGCTGCGAGTCGGAATTAAAGCTGGGCTAGAGTTCCCCCGGTCCGATACTCTTGTCAGTGGAGACGCAGCCATGGCCCTGGAAGAGATTCTCAACTTCATTCCACCTCCGGCCGCAGCGGTCGATACCTCAGGCGATTGGGCAATCGCCGAACAGCAGTTTGGTTTGACGTTTCCGACCGACTACAAACAGTTTATCGAGACTTACGGTTCGGGCGAGTTCCAGCGAGGTCTCGTCGTCGCGAATCTGCTGACCCAGGAAGGTCGAGACAAGGTCTGCGCAGATCTGTCACGCTATGCCGAACTGCAAGCAGCTTGTGAACACGAGTATATTCTGCACCCCGAGCGCCCTGGTTTGTTTCCCTGGGGAAGCGACGAAAATGGGCATCTTTACTGTTGGTGGACCGAGGGAGAACCGGACCAGTGGGGAATCGTCCAACTTTATCACCGTTGCGAGGACGCCCCTTTGAAGATTTTCCCCGGGCCGCTCACCAGCTTTTTCGTCCGCTTTATGAGCAACGCCTACACGAACATGCTGGGGGGAATCGAGTTTGAGCCGGACCAGCTTCGCTTTACCCGCGGCCGCCAGCCGGTCTAGAGCGTTTTTCAGCAAGCTGAACAAATCGTCCCCTTTCGCTCCGGCTTCCTCCCCCCACAAAATCAGCCGCACGGCGTTAGCCGCGGTTTTTTGTCTCCAATTTTCCGTCGACAATGAGTTCCTGTCAGAAACCGCGGCTAACGCCGTGCGGCTGATGTCGATATGGGCC
The nucleotide sequence above comes from Blastopirellula sp. J2-11. Encoded proteins:
- a CDS encoding SMI1/KNR4 family protein — encoded protein: MALEEILNFIPPPAAAVDTSGDWAIAEQQFGLTFPTDYKQFIETYGSGEFQRGLVVANLLTQEGRDKVCADLSRYAELQAACEHEYILHPERPGLFPWGSDENGHLYCWWTEGEPDQWGIVQLYHRCEDAPLKIFPGPLTSFFVRFMSNAYTNMLGGIEFEPDQLRFTRGRQPV